A single region of the Pontibacter kalidii genome encodes:
- the lpxA gene encoding acyl-ACP--UDP-N-acetylglucosamine O-acyltransferase — MNQPLAYVHPEAKIAHNVVIEPFVTIHKNVEIGEGTWIGSNAVIMEGARIGKNCKIFPGAVVSSIPQDLKFAGEVTTTHIGDNTVIREYVTVSRGTIDKMKTVIGKNCLVMAYAHVAHDCLIGDNCIIGNSVQIAGHVEVNDYAIISAATLVHQFAKIGAHSFVSGGSLVLKDVPPFVKAAREPLSYAGINSIGMRRRGYVSEQINEIQHVYRILFMNGLNNSQALDKIEVELSPSKERDEIINFVRNSGRGIIKGYFAKDAS; from the coding sequence ATGAACCAGCCATTAGCATACGTACACCCAGAAGCCAAGATTGCGCATAACGTTGTTATTGAGCCGTTTGTAACAATCCACAAGAACGTGGAGATCGGCGAGGGAACCTGGATCGGATCCAACGCCGTGATCATGGAAGGAGCCCGCATCGGCAAGAACTGTAAGATTTTCCCGGGGGCCGTGGTATCCTCCATCCCGCAGGACCTTAAGTTTGCCGGCGAGGTAACTACCACCCACATCGGGGACAACACTGTTATCCGCGAGTACGTGACTGTGAGCCGCGGCACTATCGACAAGATGAAAACCGTTATCGGCAAGAACTGCCTGGTGATGGCCTACGCCCACGTGGCCCACGATTGTTTGATTGGGGATAACTGCATTATCGGTAATTCGGTGCAGATTGCCGGCCATGTGGAGGTGAATGACTACGCCATCATTAGCGCCGCTACGCTGGTGCACCAGTTCGCCAAGATCGGGGCCCACTCCTTTGTATCCGGTGGTTCACTGGTGCTCAAGGACGTACCTCCGTTCGTGAAGGCTGCCCGTGAACCCCTCTCCTACGCTGGCATCAACTCCATCGGCATGCGCCGCAGGGGCTACGTGAGCGAGCAGATAAATGAGATACAGCACGTGTACCGTATCCTGTTCATGAACGGCCTGAACAACAGTCAGGCCCTGGATAAGATCGAGGTGGAACTCTCCCCAAGCAAGGAGCGCGACGAGATCATCAATTTTGTGCGCAACTCCGGCCGCGGTATCATTAAAGGCTATTTCGCAAAAGATGCAAGTTAA
- a CDS encoding ABC transporter ATP-binding protein translates to MQVNLTGLGKRYNYEWIFRKLTYTFDSGTSYAILGHNGSGKSTLLTIMAGHNLASEGHLAYTSGGRSIPQDEVYRQLTLTAPYLELVEEFTLLEMLDFHTRFKPLRHKLTNAALIDRMGLQRSRNKFVKDFSSGMKQRLKLGLAIYSNSSLLLLDEPTTNLDQEGVAWYQEHVAQNKEGRLIIVGSNIQHEYSFCDQQLRISDYHVVPRAR, encoded by the coding sequence ATGCAAGTTAACCTAACAGGCTTAGGTAAACGCTACAACTACGAGTGGATTTTCCGGAAACTGACTTATACGTTTGATTCAGGAACCTCTTATGCCATCCTAGGGCATAACGGGTCCGGTAAATCCACTCTTCTTACGATTATGGCCGGGCATAACCTGGCAAGCGAGGGGCATCTGGCCTATACATCCGGCGGCAGAAGCATCCCGCAGGACGAAGTATACCGCCAGCTCACCCTCACGGCCCCCTACCTGGAGCTGGTGGAGGAGTTTACCCTCCTGGAGATGCTGGACTTCCATACCCGCTTCAAACCGCTTCGCCACAAGCTCACGAACGCAGCGCTTATTGACCGCATGGGTCTGCAGCGCTCCAGGAATAAGTTTGTGAAGGACTTCTCGTCGGGCATGAAGCAGCGCCTGAAACTGGGGCTGGCCATCTACTCCAACAGCTCTCTCTTGCTTTTAGATGAGCCTACCACCAACCTTGACCAGGAGGGCGTGGCCTGGTACCAGGAGCACGTGGCCCAGAACAAGGAAGGTCGCCTGATCATTGTCGGCTCCAACATACAGCACGAGTATAGCTTCTGCGATCAGCAGCTGCGCATATCAGACTATCACGTGGTGCCGAGGGCTCGTTGA
- a CDS encoding YebC/PmpR family DNA-binding transcriptional regulator: MGRAFEFRKARKFKRWDKMSKAFTRLGKEIVMAVKESGPNPDTNSRLRTAIQNAKGVNMPKDRIEAAIKRASSKEEKDYEEIVYEGYAPHGIAVVVECATDNLNRTVANVRMHFSKGGGSLGKTGSLDFMFDRKGIFKISSEGAELEELELELIDFGAEDIYEHEGEIIIETPFTEFGNMQRGLEEKGLNVISAEVQRIPTTRTELTEEQEEEVLSLIERFEEDDDVQAVYHNMA; the protein is encoded by the coding sequence ATGGGACGCGCATTTGAATTCAGAAAAGCCCGTAAGTTTAAACGCTGGGATAAAATGTCGAAGGCCTTTACGCGCCTCGGCAAAGAAATAGTGATGGCCGTGAAGGAAAGCGGCCCTAACCCTGATACCAACTCCCGCCTCAGAACGGCTATCCAAAACGCCAAAGGGGTGAACATGCCCAAAGACCGCATTGAGGCGGCAATTAAGCGTGCTTCCTCTAAAGAGGAGAAGGATTACGAGGAGATAGTATACGAGGGCTACGCGCCGCACGGCATCGCCGTAGTGGTGGAGTGCGCCACCGATAACCTGAACCGGACCGTGGCCAACGTTCGTATGCACTTCTCGAAGGGCGGCGGCTCGCTGGGCAAAACAGGATCCCTGGACTTCATGTTCGACCGCAAGGGCATTTTCAAGATCTCCTCTGAAGGGGCTGAACTGGAGGAGCTGGAACTGGAGCTGATCGACTTCGGCGCGGAGGACATTTACGAGCACGAAGGCGAGATCATCATCGAAACGCCTTTCACCGAGTTTGGCAACATGCAGCGAGGCCTGGAGGAGAAGGGACTCAACGTGATAAGCGCCGAGGTCCAACGCATCCCGACTACCCGTACCGAGCTAACTGAGGAGCAGGAGGAAGAGGTGCTCAGCTTGATAGAGCGCTTTGAGGAAGACGACGACGTGCAGGCCGTATACCACAACATGGCGTAG
- a CDS encoding calcium/sodium antiporter encodes MLLYFLFAIGFVLLIKGADVLVEGASSIAKRYGLPDMVVGLTIVSFGTSLPELIVNVMASLQGQPELAIGNVFGSNVANLLLILGVTALICPLPIKRNTILTEIPFSLIATLLVGFLANATLLNNRYDLYISRLDGAILLGFFGMFMVYIYNVARTNKDEVLPEEDTPVMTMGKSILLILLGMVGLFLGGKWVVDGAVHIAQALGLSESFIGLTVVAIGTSLPELVTSAMAAYRRNIDIAVGNVVGSNIFNLLWILGVSAIVSPLPFNVMNNSDIVMMILASAMLILAMPIGKRNAIDRANGVIFLLTYFAYIGYLIMRG; translated from the coding sequence ATGCTGCTATACTTTCTCTTTGCAATTGGCTTTGTATTGTTGATCAAAGGTGCCGATGTGCTGGTGGAAGGGGCCTCCTCTATCGCCAAACGCTATGGCTTACCTGATATGGTGGTGGGCCTGACAATCGTATCGTTCGGCACCTCGCTGCCGGAACTGATCGTGAACGTAATGGCAAGCCTGCAGGGGCAACCGGAACTGGCCATCGGGAACGTGTTTGGCAGCAATGTAGCTAACCTGCTGCTCATACTTGGGGTCACCGCGCTCATCTGCCCGCTGCCCATCAAACGCAATACCATCCTTACCGAGATTCCCTTCTCCCTGATTGCCACGCTGCTGGTGGGCTTTCTGGCTAACGCCACCCTGCTCAACAACCGCTACGACCTCTACATCAGCCGCCTGGATGGGGCCATATTACTTGGCTTCTTCGGGATGTTTATGGTCTACATCTACAACGTAGCCAGAACTAACAAAGATGAGGTGCTGCCCGAGGAGGATACCCCCGTGATGACAATGGGCAAATCCATCCTTCTCATACTGCTTGGAATGGTGGGGCTGTTTCTGGGGGGCAAGTGGGTGGTAGACGGCGCCGTGCACATCGCGCAGGCGTTAGGTCTGAGCGAATCGTTTATTGGCCTGACAGTGGTGGCCATTGGTACCTCGCTGCCGGAACTGGTTACGTCGGCCATGGCAGCCTATCGCCGTAATATCGATATCGCCGTGGGCAATGTGGTGGGCTCCAACATTTTTAACCTGCTCTGGATCCTGGGCGTGAGCGCCATCGTCAGCCCGCTGCCTTTTAACGTGATGAACAACTCAGACATCGTCATGATGATCCTGGCCAGCGCCATGCTCATACTTGCCATGCCCATCGGCAAGCGCAACGCCATCGACCGTGCGAACGGCGTTATCTTCCTGCTGACATACTTTGCCTATATCGGCTACTTAATCATGCGGGGGTAA